The genomic DNA CGGCATGCTGGCGAAATCCACCGCCTGGCCCGCATCGAAGCTGCCCCCCTGAAGCGCCAGGCTGCGCTTCGAATCCTCCGAAAGCGACGCTTCATACTGCGGCTCCACGTAGCAGAGGTAGCGCTTGGCCTCCACGTGCAGCCGGATCGGGTCCAGCACCGCCGAACTGAACAGCCCGCGCAGGAACGGCAGCACGAAATACTGGTGCTTGTCGTCGATGCCGCGCAGCGTGGGCGTGTCGGGATGGTCGGCGATCAGGTGCCCGAGGTCGTGCAGCAGGCAGGCGGTGATCAATTGGGCATTGGCGCCATTGCGTTCGGCCAGCGTCGCGGTCTGCAACGCATGCCGCAGATGGCTGACGGATTCGCCATGATAGGAACGGTGCCCGCGTTCCAGGAAAAGCTGTTCGATGTCCTGCAGGGTCAAGGCCATGGTTGTCTCCTGAGTGGCCGCAAGGGGAAGAGGCGGGCAGTGATCCCTGGGATCAGCCGGCTGCCGGCGCCATCTCCAGAAAGCGCGCGATGAGTTGCACCGGTTGGCGCTCGCGCAGGCAGTACAGGTATTCATGCATCACGACGTCGGCGCCCTCGATGTCCAGGGCCGCCAGTTCCGGATGGGACGGAATTTCACGCGAGGGAATCAGGCTGATGCCCAGTTCGCACAGGATGGCCTGGCGGATCGATTCGCGGCTGCCGATTTCCAGCGTGCGCTTGACCGTCACGCCAGCCGCCTGCAGCGCCTCTTCGGTCAGCTGGCGCGTCATCGATCCGGGTTCGCGCAGCAGCAGCGCGTGATCGGCCAGGTCCGCCAGCGCCACCTTGCCGCGCCGCGCCAGCGGGTGGCCGCGGTGCGTCACCACGCGGATCGGGTCGGCCGCGATCATGCGGCGGTACAAATGCTTGTCATCCATCAGAAACGAGGACGTGGCAATCTCGATGCGATAGTCGTGCAGCGCCTGCAGCATGCTCTGCGAGTTGCCGATGGCCACGGTCAGGTCGATGCCGGGGTAGAGCTGGTTGTAGCGGCGCACCGTGTCCATGATGTAGTACGGCCCGGTGGCGCCGATGCGCAGGTTGCCCTCGCGCAGGTCGCTGGCGTCGCGCAGCCGGAAATCGATCTCGGTTTCCTGCTGCACCAGCTTTTCGACCATCGGCATCAGGCTGTGTCCGGCATCCGACAGTCGCATGCCGCGGCCCTGGCGGTGGAACAGCTCGACGCCATAGCGCGATTCCAACTGGCGCAGTTGCCCCGTCACCGTGGGTTGGCTGACGCCCAACTGGGCCGCGGCCTTGGTGACGGTGCCGCAGCGAGCCACGGCATAGAAGGATTTGAGTTCGGCGACGAGCACGTTGGGCAGGGCCTGTAAACGGATGAATTGGTGGACGGATTGCGCAAGACCGCCAGTACACCAAAATAATTTGATGTTTTTATTACTGCATTTGCGCGAAGTGTCATAAACACTCAATACGCGCCTTCCATACTGCCTTCGTTCCCAGACCGGAGGCCCCATGGCCCAACAGCTCCAACGCGATACCAATACTGTTCCGACCGGCGCCGCGCCGCCGCACGGAGCGCCGCGCGGGGGCTTTCTTTCGGTCAGCAATCTCGTCAAGCGCTTCGGCAGCCATACGGCGCTGTCGGATGTGTCGCTGGATATTCGCGCTGGCGAACTGGTGTGCCTGCTGGGTCCGTCGGGTTGCGGCAAGACCACGCTGCTGCGCGCCATCGCCGGGCTCGAGCGCCAGGACAGCGGCACCATTTTGCTGTCGGGCCGGGATATCTCCCATGCCGAGCCGCAGGAGCGCGACTACGGCATCCTGTTCCAGTCTTATGCGCTGTTTCCCAACCTGACCGTGGCCCAGAACGTGGCCTACGGTTTGAGCGGCAAGCGCGCCCATCGCAAGCACGTGGCCGACCGGGTCGAGGAAATGCTGACGCTGGTGGGCCTGGCCGGCGCCTCTCATAAATATCCGGGACAGATCTCCGGGGGCCAGCAGCAGCGCGTCGCCCTGGCCCGCGCGCTGGCGCCGTCGCCGTCCCTGTTGCTGCTGGACGAGCCGATGTCGGCGCTGGACGCCCG from Achromobacter xylosoxidans includes the following:
- a CDS encoding phosphonate degradation HD-domain oxygenase, with the translated sequence MALTLQDIEQLFLERGHRSYHGESVSHLRHALQTATLAERNGANAQLITACLLHDLGHLIADHPDTPTLRGIDDKHQYFVLPFLRGLFSSAVLDPIRLHVEAKRYLCYVEPQYEASLSEDSKRSLALQGGSFDAGQAVDFASMPGAPDAIRLRRWDDMAKVPGLATPPLDHFLEIAESVSGRVKLAAVW
- a CDS encoding LysR family transcriptional regulator; translation: MLVAELKSFYAVARCGTVTKAAAQLGVSQPTVTGQLRQLESRYGVELFHRQGRGMRLSDAGHSLMPMVEKLVQQETEIDFRLRDASDLREGNLRIGATGPYYIMDTVRRYNQLYPGIDLTVAIGNSQSMLQALHDYRIEIATSSFLMDDKHLYRRMIAADPIRVVTHRGHPLARRGKVALADLADHALLLREPGSMTRQLTEEALQAAGVTVKRTLEIGSRESIRQAILCELGISLIPSREIPSHPELAALDIEGADVVMHEYLYCLRERQPVQLIARFLEMAPAAG
- a CDS encoding putative 2-aminoethylphosphonate ABC transporter ATP-binding protein, with protein sequence MAQQLQRDTNTVPTGAAPPHGAPRGGFLSVSNLVKRFGSHTALSDVSLDIRAGELVCLLGPSGCGKTTLLRAIAGLERQDSGTILLSGRDISHAEPQERDYGILFQSYALFPNLTVAQNVAYGLSGKRAHRKHVADRVEEMLTLVGLAGASHKYPGQISGGQQQRVALARALAPSPSLLLLDEPMSALDARVREHLRIELRALQKRLSITTLMVTHDQEEAMVMADRIAVMNGGVIEQFGTPRELYRQPGSAFIADFVGEANWLPFERIDAHRARVGRQELAVDEALERNVGKLFVRPEAVRVSVARPEQPNTMLADVLDGVFLGRGYRLALRLEGVPGATVHSIVSPETGDALLGPHAASRCWVELPRHAIRAYA